The proteins below are encoded in one region of Aquisphaera giovannonii:
- a CDS encoding sigma-70 family RNA polymerase sigma factor, whose protein sequence is MGVTSMESAAASLRVLFEAGTLAGLGDDRLLDMYRAGERDEAERAFAVLVERHGPMVLGICEAVLRNRQEAEDAFQAVFLVLAQRSGTIRRGTAVANWLYGVARRVSLRSRRSLARRRMLEERRVAAIGTRDQGGEAAAVSPPTPYPELYEEVDRLPEAFRAAVVLCDLEGASYDAAATQLGCPVGTLQSRLARGRQRLRERLVRRGFGPEFLALGFPMARAVPPSLARQVAHAAGAVVARGSASGLAPDVAVGLAVAEVRRAVAGRILGAVALLGMAASVGLAALLVGRGDERAVAREEKQVVVIPPAPAEIERVYIRVLDERDKEVPGQVLSAFSEIDDYRALWSYTTDAEGWLVIPKQTIQPSQVLAHRGNRALLGANAGDGLIHEQQSRRGTRDNPYVLRFQPLTHAVEGTVVDSRGRPIPGVRVVAQSGELTRDEALVMSQSVYNVRATTFRLSFFGDLRIPGLPGAFTDEAGRYRILLPAGATISMRPYHDRYFGREAEAQPESTTLKPFVMEPAGSIVGRIVDSKTGRPVPNARVVARIQENRGHQYPGLWGGQADGEGRFGVLGLPPGVYVLCLSGTPDRQDVSARAAEGLRVHAGRSTSAQLEVVPLRPLRGMVVDRATGEPVAGVTVRLNGPQNPRIGGALDSRITDPRGGFEFRTIPGTQYLDIPGPRMAFGAWGEAAVVVPEQGDIGAVRLVRALADWARRDSAVNDRTLEAAVEQTPSPSKAPVAGRRTLTGHVRDPSGKPLAGVSVYPKGIEFELNAITDRDGTFILENIPSDRRELLLSFPRSRSQKVLAPTDRDEMDIVLEPRPE, encoded by the coding sequence ATGGGCGTAACGAGCATGGAATCGGCGGCGGCGTCGCTCCGGGTGCTGTTCGAGGCGGGGACGCTCGCCGGCCTCGGGGACGACCGGCTGCTGGACATGTACCGGGCCGGCGAGCGGGACGAGGCGGAGCGGGCGTTCGCGGTCCTGGTGGAACGCCACGGGCCGATGGTCCTGGGCATCTGCGAGGCGGTGCTTCGCAACCGCCAGGAGGCCGAGGATGCGTTCCAGGCGGTCTTCCTGGTGCTGGCACAGCGGTCCGGGACGATCCGGAGGGGGACGGCCGTGGCGAACTGGCTCTATGGGGTGGCCCGCCGGGTATCGCTGCGGTCTCGTCGATCGCTGGCCCGCCGGCGGATGCTAGAGGAACGGCGAGTCGCGGCGATTGGGACGAGGGATCAAGGCGGCGAGGCTGCCGCGGTGTCTCCGCCGACGCCCTACCCCGAGCTGTATGAGGAGGTGGACCGGCTGCCGGAAGCGTTCCGCGCCGCGGTGGTGCTGTGCGACCTGGAAGGGGCCTCGTACGACGCGGCCGCGACGCAGCTCGGCTGCCCCGTGGGCACGCTGCAGAGCCGGCTGGCGCGGGGACGACAGCGGCTCCGCGAACGACTGGTGAGGCGGGGATTCGGGCCGGAGTTCCTGGCCCTGGGCTTCCCGATGGCAAGGGCCGTCCCGCCGTCGCTGGCGCGGCAGGTGGCACACGCCGCGGGGGCCGTCGTTGCGAGAGGCTCGGCGTCTGGGCTGGCGCCGGACGTCGCGGTCGGCCTGGCGGTCGCGGAGGTGAGGCGAGCCGTCGCCGGAAGGATCCTCGGCGCGGTTGCCCTGCTCGGGATGGCGGCCTCAGTGGGCTTGGCCGCCCTCCTGGTCGGAAGAGGAGACGAACGGGCTGTCGCCAGGGAGGAGAAGCAGGTTGTAGTCATCCCGCCAGCGCCGGCAGAAATCGAGCGGGTCTACATCCGCGTGCTCGACGAGCGGGACAAGGAAGTGCCCGGGCAGGTCTTGAGCGCGTTTTCCGAGATCGATGACTACAGGGCGTTATGGTCGTACACGACGGATGCCGAGGGCTGGCTCGTGATCCCGAAGCAGACGATCCAGCCGTCCCAGGTGCTGGCCCACCGCGGGAACAGGGCGCTGCTCGGCGCCAATGCGGGCGACGGACTGATCCATGAGCAACAGTCAAGGAGGGGGACGCGGGACAACCCGTATGTGCTCAGGTTTCAGCCCCTCACTCACGCCGTCGAGGGCACGGTGGTGGATTCTCGGGGACGTCCGATCCCCGGTGTCCGGGTGGTCGCCCAGAGTGGGGAACTCACCCGCGATGAGGCGCTCGTCATGTCACAATCCGTTTACAACGTCAGGGCGACGACATTCAGGCTTTCATTTTTCGGTGATTTACGAATTCCCGGGCTCCCCGGTGCGTTCACAGACGAGGCGGGGCGGTATCGGATCCTCCTGCCCGCCGGGGCGACGATCAGCATGCGGCCCTATCACGACCGCTACTTCGGCCGAGAGGCGGAGGCCCAACCGGAATCGACAACCCTGAAGCCATTCGTGATGGAGCCCGCCGGGTCCATCGTCGGTCGGATCGTGGACTCGAAGACAGGTCGGCCGGTGCCGAATGCCCGGGTCGTTGCCCGGATCCAGGAGAACCGCGGGCACCAGTATCCCGGACTTTGGGGCGGTCAGGCTGACGGAGAAGGCCGCTTCGGGGTTCTTGGTCTGCCGCCAGGGGTGTATGTCCTCTGTCTCTCGGGGACACCCGATCGCCAGGACGTCTCAGCCCGCGCCGCGGAGGGTTTGCGCGTCCACGCCGGACGGAGCACGTCCGCCCAGTTGGAAGTTGTGCCTCTCCGACCGCTCCGTGGGATGGTGGTCGATCGGGCCACGGGCGAACCCGTGGCAGGGGTGACGGTCCGCCTGAACGGTCCGCAGAATCCCCGAATCGGAGGCGCCCTTGACAGCAGGATAACCGATCCCCGAGGGGGCTTCGAGTTTCGCACGATCCCCGGGACCCAGTATCTGGACATTCCCGGTCCGCGAATGGCATTCGGGGCCTGGGGCGAGGCCGCGGTCGTCGTGCCCGAGCAGGGAGACATCGGGGCCGTGAGGCTCGTCCGCGCGCTCGCGGACTGGGCGAGGCGGGACAGTGCCGTGAACGATCGCACGCTCGAGGCCGCTGTGGAGCAGACCCCGTCCCCGAGCAAGGCCCCCGTAGCCGGACGCCGCACACTCACCGGCCACGTCCGTGATCCGAGCGGGAAACCCCTAGCGGGGGTGAGCGTCTATCCGAAAGGCATCGAGTTCGAGCTCAACGCGATCACCGACCGGGATGGTACGTTCATCCTAGAGAACATCCCCTCGGACAGGAGAGAGCTTCTCCTCTCCTTCCCGCGATCCCGATCTCAGAAGGTGCTTGCGCCCACGGATCGAGATGAGATGGACATCGTCCTTGAGCCGAGGCCAGAGTGA
- a CDS encoding helix-turn-helix domain-containing protein encodes MALRTIEQAADILNVSRAYVIKLLNDGRIPYCGIGEDRRLRSDDLMTYKKDADAARLMALEELSAIDQEFGLGYES; translated from the coding sequence ATGGCCTTACGGACCATCGAGCAGGCCGCCGACATCCTCAACGTCTCCCGCGCGTACGTCATCAAGCTCCTCAACGACGGGCGGATACCCTACTGCGGCATCGGGGAAGATCGTCGGCTCCGAAGTGATGACCTGATGACATACAAGAAGGATGCGGATGCCGCGAGGCTCATGGCGTTGGAAGAACTCTCGGCAATCGACCAGGAATTTGGGCTCGGCTACGAGTCCTGA
- a CDS encoding tetratricopeptide repeat protein: protein MPTPDELYDLASDLRDKGDKAAAIAKLEEAVAIDPNFTIGHGMLSKLYADMAEADKAIAHAQRVVELEPDDTFSYTALSVIYVRCGRIAEAEHAKAMAWEKQNGFQ, encoded by the coding sequence ATGCCGACCCCAGACGAGCTGTATGACCTGGCCAGCGACCTCCGCGACAAGGGGGACAAGGCCGCCGCGATCGCGAAGCTGGAGGAGGCCGTGGCGATCGACCCGAACTTCACGATCGGGCACGGGATGCTCTCCAAGCTGTACGCCGACATGGCCGAGGCCGACAAGGCCATCGCCCACGCCCAGAGGGTCGTCGAGCTGGAGCCGGACGACACCTTCAGCTACACGGCGCTCTCCGTCATCTACGTCCGCTGCGGCCGGATCGCCGAGGCCGAGCACGCCAAGGCGATGGCCTGGGAGAAGCAGAACGGCTTCCAGTGA
- a CDS encoding M20 metallopeptidase family protein has product MPLARIALAVLLAGLTRPALAQPATPASPGADDAWIATARDDLSSLYTHLHANPELSNQEVKTGERIADELEKAGAKVTRHIARTGAVGVIENGPGPVVLVRTDIDALPVVERTGLPFASKARATNPQGQDVGVMHACGHDVHMTCFVGTARWLASHRDRWKGTVVLIAQPAEEAIGGARDVLADGLYTRFPRPNFALALHCQATEPAGHVYYRPGPLLASSTSMTVTIRGKGGHGAWPHRTVDPIVLASLAVLDFQTIVGREVEPIQPAVVTVGSIHGGNKHNVIPDEVKLQLTLRAFSEPVRLQLIEGIERRVKALAEAHRAPAPTVEIDEFAPATINDPDLTARVVPSLESALGAEHVHATDPVMGSEDFSRYAEGGVPIMMFWVGTQPADRLAAAKAKGEALPSLHSALFFPDAGPTIAAGIKAMTGAVVGLLPTGGPAKD; this is encoded by the coding sequence ATGCCCCTCGCCCGAATCGCGCTGGCGGTCCTCCTCGCCGGCCTGACCCGCCCGGCCCTCGCCCAGCCGGCGACGCCCGCGAGCCCCGGCGCGGATGACGCCTGGATCGCGACGGCCCGCGACGACCTGTCCTCGCTCTACACGCACCTCCATGCGAACCCCGAGCTCTCCAACCAGGAGGTGAAGACCGGGGAGCGGATCGCCGACGAGCTGGAGAAGGCCGGCGCGAAGGTCACGCGGCACATCGCCAGGACCGGGGCCGTCGGCGTGATCGAGAACGGGCCGGGGCCGGTCGTCCTGGTCCGGACGGACATCGACGCCCTGCCGGTCGTCGAGCGGACCGGCCTCCCCTTCGCCAGCAAGGCCCGGGCGACCAACCCGCAGGGCCAGGACGTCGGCGTGATGCACGCCTGCGGCCACGACGTCCACATGACCTGCTTCGTCGGCACGGCCCGCTGGCTGGCCTCGCACAGGGACCGCTGGAAGGGGACCGTCGTCCTGATCGCCCAGCCGGCCGAGGAGGCCATCGGCGGCGCCCGGGACGTGCTCGCCGACGGCCTCTACACCCGGTTCCCCAGGCCGAACTTCGCGCTGGCCCTCCACTGCCAGGCCACCGAGCCGGCCGGCCACGTCTACTACCGGCCCGGCCCGCTGCTGGCCAGCTCCACGTCGATGACGGTCACCATCCGCGGCAAGGGGGGCCACGGAGCCTGGCCGCACCGCACCGTCGACCCGATCGTCCTGGCCTCGCTCGCCGTGCTCGACTTCCAGACGATCGTCGGCCGCGAGGTCGAGCCGATCCAGCCGGCCGTGGTCACCGTGGGGTCGATCCACGGCGGCAACAAGCACAACGTCATCCCGGACGAGGTGAAGCTCCAGCTCACCCTCCGCGCCTTCTCCGAGCCGGTCCGCCTCCAGCTCATCGAGGGCATCGAGCGCCGGGTCAAGGCCCTGGCCGAGGCCCACAGGGCCCCCGCGCCGACCGTCGAGATCGACGAGTTCGCCCCCGCGACCATCAACGACCCGGACCTGACGGCAAGGGTCGTCCCGTCCCTGGAGTCCGCCCTGGGCGCGGAGCACGTCCACGCGACCGACCCCGTCATGGGCTCGGAGGACTTCTCCCGGTACGCGGAGGGGGGCGTCCCCATCATGATGTTCTGGGTCGGCACGCAGCCGGCCGACCGCCTCGCCGCGGCCAAGGCGAAGGGCGAGGCCCTGCCGTCGCTCCACTCCGCCCTCTTCTTCCCGGACGCCGGCCCGACCATCGCCGCCGGCATCAAGGCGATGACCGGCGCGGTGGTCGGGCTGCTGCCCACCGGCGGACCCGCCAAGGATTGA
- a CDS encoding D-TA family PLP-dependent enzyme, whose translation MTRWADIDFSAVPSPSLLIDRPLLERNIRTTIGLARDPSRVRPHAKTHKMIEVARLEAGLGITKHKCATIAEAEMLGRAGAEDVLIAYPLVGPNLARFARLVREYPGTTFRATVDAPESARALASAAKGLDRRVPTLVDLDVGMGRTGIAPGEMAEALYGLIASLPGLAPDGLHAYDGHVREADLDARRAVVRGVQEATFGLRDRLVRSGLPVPRIVFGGTPSFPLHAAIEEPGVECSPGTMVLHDHNYASRFPDLPFTPAAFLLTRVVSRPGAGRLCLDLGHKAVAADPPAGARCHLIDVPEPTFVGQSEEHLVVETPAAGRYPVGSCILAIPAHVCPTVALHRRAYVVEDGRIVDEWEVAARDRVIGI comes from the coding sequence ATGACGCGCTGGGCCGACATCGACTTCTCCGCGGTACCGAGCCCCTCGCTCCTGATCGACCGTCCGCTCCTGGAGCGGAACATCCGGACGACGATCGGGCTGGCCCGCGACCCGTCGCGGGTGCGGCCGCACGCCAAGACGCACAAGATGATCGAGGTCGCCCGCCTGGAGGCGGGGCTCGGGATCACCAAGCACAAGTGCGCCACGATCGCCGAGGCGGAGATGCTCGGCCGCGCCGGGGCGGAGGACGTGCTGATCGCGTACCCGCTCGTCGGGCCGAACCTCGCCCGCTTCGCCCGGCTCGTCCGCGAGTATCCCGGCACCACCTTCCGGGCCACGGTGGACGCGCCCGAATCGGCCAGGGCGCTGGCCTCGGCCGCGAAAGGCCTCGACCGCCGCGTCCCGACGCTCGTGGATTTGGACGTCGGCATGGGCCGCACCGGGATCGCCCCCGGAGAGATGGCGGAGGCGCTCTACGGGCTGATCGCCTCGCTGCCGGGCCTGGCCCCGGACGGCCTGCACGCCTACGACGGCCACGTCCGCGAGGCCGACCTGGACGCCCGCCGCGCCGTCGTGCGGGGCGTCCAGGAGGCGACCTTCGGCCTCCGCGATCGCCTGGTCCGCTCCGGCCTCCCCGTCCCCCGGATCGTCTTCGGCGGCACGCCGAGCTTCCCGCTCCACGCCGCGATCGAGGAGCCGGGCGTCGAGTGCTCGCCCGGGACGATGGTCCTCCACGACCACAACTACGCGAGCCGCTTCCCGGACCTGCCGTTCACCCCGGCCGCCTTCCTATTGACCCGCGTCGTCAGCCGGCCCGGCGCGGGCCGCCTCTGCCTGGACCTCGGCCACAAGGCCGTCGCGGCGGATCCCCCGGCGGGCGCCCGGTGCCACCTCATCGACGTCCCCGAGCCCACCTTCGTCGGCCAGAGCGAGGAGCACCTCGTCGTCGAGACCCCCGCCGCCGGCCGCTACCCCGTCGGCTCCTGCATCCTGGCCATCCCCGCGCACGTCTGCCCGACCGTCGCCCTCCACCGCCGCGCCTACGTCGTCGAGGACGGCCGCATCGTCGACGAGTGGGAGGTGGCCGCCCGGGACCGCGTGATCGGCATCTGA
- a CDS encoding chemotaxis protein CheW, which translates to MPSDPTYCLFRCDTRPLAMAVEHVAEIAEVGPLVRMSRCPRQVAGLFVYHQHVLPVLSLDGHPRAPDAVALVARTEAGLWALGIDRGGTQIVAARPARHDPARGEDGLVTAGLIRREGADHALVDAEASWRSFRILIEGSFARPA; encoded by the coding sequence GTGCCGAGCGACCCCACCTACTGCCTGTTCCGCTGCGACACTCGCCCGCTGGCCATGGCCGTGGAGCACGTCGCCGAGATCGCCGAGGTCGGCCCGCTCGTGCGGATGAGCCGGTGCCCCCGGCAGGTGGCGGGCCTCTTCGTCTACCACCAGCACGTCCTCCCGGTCCTGTCCCTGGACGGCCACCCGCGGGCCCCCGACGCGGTCGCCCTGGTCGCCCGGACCGAGGCCGGCCTCTGGGCCCTTGGCATCGACCGCGGGGGCACGCAGATCGTCGCCGCGAGGCCCGCGAGGCATGACCCGGCCCGCGGCGAGGATGGCCTGGTCACGGCCGGCCTGATCCGCCGCGAGGGGGCCGACCACGCGCTGGTGGACGCGGAGGCGAGCTGGCGGAGCTTCCGGATCCTGATCGAAGGTTCGTTCGCCCGCCCGGCGTAA